The segment GATTTTTATAGACTAAAAAATTTCCTTGAGTTGATTTTCAAAAAATGATGGATTTTTGAATGGTCATTTCTTTGTGGCCATTTGAGACATGGTGACTGGACTTAAATATGTAATTTGGGACCAGAAttaagaaaaattcatttattgaaaTGGGGTCAAGCTTGTGCCTTTgcctaatttaaaaagaagtctaCCCTCTGGGGAAATCAGCCactaacaaatttttaaatgatcgATATTATAGATTTATAGTCAGTTTGTGGTCCCTAATGATTCCTATACTTTTTTCAAACATGTTTGTACTAGATGACCCTCTGCATTTTAACCAGGCCACAATTCAAAAATACATTGCATCAATATCTTCATGGTTTAGATctctatgaaatgaaaatattgccAACCCCCACAGGGAATGgtctactttttaaagaattgctCAGTGTAATAGAATGCCAGACAATGAAAGAAGATGGACAAGAAGATGGATTCACAGATTCGGGTTAACAAAATTTGACTTGTTTAGTTTTAGAACTTGCACTTAATTCTACTACATCTAGTTTTAGAAACAGAGCAGTAACACCAGGTTAGAATCTTTGATAGAATGAACCTTCAAACTCTTAAAACTGTTATTTAGATCACAGACAAGTCTCTGGCTTCAGGACACTGAGGGTTGATGttacaaatgaattttttaaactcttgATGATTTAGCAATCTTATATAACATgatttactaaaatattttggCTTATTTGTGGGAAGGAATGTAAAGTAAAATGTAGAAATGAGTACTAGactgaaaagtataaaatttgcTTGGAGTACTTAGCACTATCCAACTATGGGGATCCTTTGTCATTTAACGCCTCAAAGCATCATGAGGACACCACAGAGATATCAAATACCATCACTATTCTGAGTTCATACCACCCTAATCCTCTGAGGTTTCATCAGTGCCATGTTTTTTCTGTTTGCACTGTattcatctctctgtctctttctctatctctgtctctctggctctctcccctttctctctctctcccctttccctctctttctcaatCTCTCTTTCTCCTACCCTTCCccacctttttctctctcccatccttcatctctctctttctctccaattATATTATTGAAAGACTTTAAGGCATCTTGGACCCCCATCTGGGATATTAATGAATCAGAATAAGTAGAGGGATATTCACCCAATGGACACCAAGTTCATGCTTGGAGACCTATGATAGCTGGCAGTGGCACAAGGAAGAAGGTAATGACATACCAGAGGCAAAAGGAAGCTTTCCTATTAATCTTTGTgactaaatgcaaaagaaaaagtgTTAAAGAATCAAAGAGCAAAGCTTAGTTGAAACTGGAATGAAATCACATTTATTACAAACAAGGCTacatcccttcccctcatccctccCATTGAAATGGCCCTAAAATCTAAGAGTAAGATTAGGAAACATGATTCTTTCTAGTTCAGTTAAACAAGAATCATCAAGTATGTGTGGACTGGAATTCCCTATTACAGGAAATCCCCGAAGAAATAACAGTTCCTAGAGAATAATTCAGAGAACAGATAATGGTCCCTAATGCAAACAGGAAaatgatatagaaaacaaatgaaaaaatgactAGGGAACTCTAAGTTAGGAAAATGTGTTGAAAAGAAGGGAGCCATTGGAAATAATAAAGGCAATCTAAAAGAGATACAGACTCAGGAAGAGAATAATTAGAGTAAAACTTTCTTGATATATCTTCACTactgcccagaaaaaaaaaaaaaaaaaaaaactgttgtgtCTGAAGAAAAGATTAAAGCATTCCCTTAAGTAAAGGGACTATGTAATTTACTAAGTGTAATTCAGGGACACCTATTGCAGGATAAGTGTGCTCCATCAAATTCTTCTTGCTCTGATTCAAAACTTAGAAATATACTGTACATTTGATCCCTAACTTGGTTTCCAGAGGCCTTGGTATTAGTGAGTATTTACTCTGATTGGTAAGTAAACCATTTCAGTCATGGGAGTGAGATCTCCTGTTATAAACTAACAAACTTATTATTTGATTTACAAGTCATTCTCTCAAGCATTTGAATAGCATCAACTGATTTCCCAATGCCTGATTCCTCTCAGAAGACCTGACCAAATCAGGTTTCTAAATCTTGAGAGTTTAACATCAAAATGTTGATGTCATATGCCAGGAAACTATAATATCCCATGACAACCAGACCAGAGCAGCTGCCCAAGCTTATTCAAACCAAGACTACCGTTGGGCACAGTCGTGAATTTGTCAAGGATGTCACTAGTAACTTAAACTTTCTGCACTTTTCGAAGTTGGGAATTAGGAAGAGGGGGCATACTTGTAACCTTGGCATCTAGAAGAGTTCTGTGGTTGACTTTTTGAAGTTCAACCTCACTGCTTTCCTgcaactaaaatatttaaaaagtcacaacTGCTATTCCAGTCACTTGGAAAAAATGGGGTAGAAGGATTTCCtgcttcttttcttaaattctatAAAGGAAGGTTAAATAATGAGGGTTAACCTTTGATAGAGCATAGATATGACAGGTTTAGGTCAAACATTCATTGAAAAGATTTTTGAGTATAGCTACCCATTATTTGTCATTGTCAGAATTGGATCTTGAGTTTCACTCCCCATCTTAGTAGCTTCAgtagggaaatgaaaacacagaggAGCAATCAAACATGCTCAAAACCAAGAGGCAAACTGATGACCCAGATGCATTATAATACTGTATTCACTTTCAGGGTTTTCTTTCAGCAGCAGGACTCTCTGTCCATGATGTCTTATTCAAGGGTTGCCACTTCTGAGCTCTTTGTATTCACAGGAACTGGAGCACAGGTGTGAAGGTCAGGGGACTGTTAATCAGAGAGTTCCTGACAATCCCTGTTAATCAAACTCCCTTTCTATTGCTCCAGATAAAAATCAACCAactcatttccatttctttctttctttcttttttttttttggttaccccatgaggcatgcaggatcctaattcctcgaccagggattgaacccatgccccctgcattgggaatgcaatattaaccactggactgtcagaaaAGTCCCTCACTTAAATTTGTTTGACACCTAACCTCAACCCATGAGTTTAGATTACAAGAGAATCATACAACTATGGAgaggttttcttttaatttttaaaaattttttaattagagggcatcaccgactcaatgaacatgggtttgggtggactctgggagttgatgacggacagggaggcctggtgtgctgtggttcatagggtctcaaagagtcggacaagactgagtaaccgaattgaactgaaccgagaggataattgctttacaatgttgtattggtttctgccatacaacagcaggaatcagtcttaaatatacatatgtcccctccctcttgaaactccttcccaccccctaccccatcccacccctctaggttgagatccctgtgttatacagcaacttcccactggctgtctatttcacatatggtaatgtgtaagtttcagtgctcctctctcaattcgtcccaccctttccttcccctgctgtgtccacaaatctgtccTCAAATTCtgtgtttctattcctgccctgcaaactaAAACTTATTAATCCAACCCTTTTCTTCAGGTGGGGAAATGCCAATCAAGGGGTTGGACTGAAAACTTGAAATAACTCTTCCACAATGAGGATCATTTTCTCTGTTCTAGCCATTGTGCTCTCAGCCTGCTCCTCTCATTCTTGCTTGTCATCCTCACTTCTTCTTTAATCTGATGTCTCACTACAGCCATGCCTCTTGTTTCctgctctcttctcttcctttaccACATgccaaagcaaaataataatatacaaGGAGACTGAAATACATAGGGCCAAGAACCAACCACACCTTTTCTCATATGCTTACAGCCTCATAAGCGTTCTTTTCCTTTAATTGAAAACAACTTAGAGAGTAGACTTGTGTAATACCCAGCACTGTCACACTCAACTAGCCATTTAATCAATCTATTCTATTGTCTCTCCTACAAAGGGAAGAGACATTTCCTGTTTGCATACTCCCCAGTCTATGTAAGTTTATGTCCTGGAAGAGATAAGAATGAACCCGCGGCTTCTGGAAGTTTCTCAACTGGCAGACCATCTAACAAAACAAATATCCTTTCCCACATGTGTTGTTTTCAGTTAACCCTTAATCTTTGACCTAAGTGTTCCAGATGCAAGCACCTACAAGCAAACTCTTTCTGTAAAGATCCAGAGAGTAAATACTTTAGGCTTTGCAGTCCAAACACATCTACTCAACTCTGTCATCATAGCACCAAAGCAGCTACAGACAATACGTAAGtaaatgagcatggctgtgctCCAAAGacactatttacaaaacaggccAACCAGTGCCGTAGAACTTCTCCCTATTTGTCATCTCTCCACATGAGAGAAACTTCTCTGCCACTGTGCTgcatttctatcatttctttctcttattcctCCTCACTTCTCTCTTAGTTCCATGATAACTCCTGTTTTGTCCATTCTCTAGGTAACATCTCTGCAGAGGATGGAAAGGATCAATAGCACATTGTTGACTGAGTTCATTCTGACAGGAATTCCCTACCCACCTCAGCTAAGAACGTTTCTCTTTGGGTTCTTCCTGCTGATCTACATCCTGACTCAGCTGGGAAACCTTCTCATTCTAATCACTGTCTGTGTAGACCCACAGCTCCATGCCCGTCCCATGTACATCTTCCTTGGTATTCTCTCCATCATTGACATGGGCATCCCCTCTATCATTGTCCCTCGCCTCATGATGAACTTCACTTTAGGCTTCAAACCTATCCCATATGGTGGCTGTGTCGCTCAACTCTATTTCTATCACTTTCTGGGCTCCACCCAGTGCTTCCTCTACACCTTGATGGCCTACGATCGGTATCTGGCAATATGCCGGCCCCTGCACTACCCCATGCTCATGAATGCTAAGCTGAGTACCTTGCTTGTGGCTGGAGCTTGGGCGGCAGGATCCAtgcatggggctctccaggccaTCCTAACCTTCCATCTGCCCTACTGTGGGCCCAACCAGGTAGATTACTTCTTCTGTGACATCCCTGCAGTTCTGAGACTGGCCTGTGCTGATACATCAATCAATGAGCTTGTGACCTTTGTGGACATTGGGGTGGTAGTTGCCAGTTGCTTCTCGCTGATCCTCCTCTCCTACATACAGATTATTCAGGCCATCCTGAGAATCCGCACAGCTGATGGGCGGCGCCGCGCCTTTTCAACCTGTGGAGCCCATGTAACCATGGTAACTGTGTACTATGTGCCGTGTGCCTTCATCTACCTGAGGCCTGAAACCAACAGCCCCCTGGATGGGGCAGCTGCCCTCTTCCCCACAGCCATCACTCCTTTCCTCAACCCCCTCATCTACACTCTGCGGAACCAAGAGGTGAAGCTGGCCCTGAAGAGAATGATAGGCGACCCAGGGACTAAGAGTGAAGTTTGAAAGGATCGGTCCCCCACTGGAGGACCCTTCACATTTACAATTTATTCTAATGTTTAGATTtcagtgagtttttttttcctttttctcttgtaTGTAGCCATATAACACCAGTACAACAGGATTAAATACAGTTAAAAGTAAAATACTTTGTAGCAGTTCCTCAGTGTCTTTCTTTCAGATAAACAACCTTCAGCTGCTCCAAGAGTGGGGAGTGAGGCTAAGGCTATTAGAAGGTAGCCTGGCACATTCAGACATCCAGAGGATTGGCATACCGAAAGCATCCAATGGGCCTTTTGACCCATAAGCACACTGCTTACCCCCTCACAAGATGAATCATAGTTCTTTTGTTAGGAGAATGTTCTTCAGTTCTGTTCCACCTGTATATATATCTTAGGAGCTAGTGCTAGGGAAAAAACTATAGGGATTTCGTGGTGGTCTGGTAGTTAAACAGAggctgtgggttccatccctggtcagggaactaagatcccacacatggacaccaaaaaataaaaagaagctatAGATTCCGAGCCTTGTGCATCTTTACAGGCCTGACTTTGAGGACATCCTGACGCCCCTATGggatgtgaagaggaactaaactaTTTAGCCCTCCTTGCTTGCTGAAGAAATAAACCTTCTCTTAAACTGGTACTTTCATAATCCAAATCAAAgtaaaaatccaaaaaagagaataCAATTAAGTCTGTCTAAATGActcaataattcagttcagttcagtcgctcagtcgtgtccgactctttgcgacc is part of the Bos indicus x Bos taurus breed Angus x Brahman F1 hybrid chromosome 10, Bos_hybrid_MaternalHap_v2.0, whole genome shotgun sequence genome and harbors:
- the LOC113899400 gene encoding olfactory receptor 10G3, which translates into the protein MERINSTLLTEFILTGIPYPPQLRTFLFGFFLLIYILTQLGNLLILITVCVDPQLHARPMYIFLGILSIIDMGIPSIIVPRLMMNFTLGFKPIPYGGCVAQLYFYHFLGSTQCFLYTLMAYDRYLAICRPLHYPMLMNAKLSTLLVAGAWAAGSMHGALQAILTFHLPYCGPNQVDYFFCDIPAVLRLACADTSINELVTFVDIGVVVASCFSLILLSYIQIIQAILRIRTADGRRRAFSTCGAHVTMVTVYYVPCAFIYLRPETNSPLDGAAALFPTAITPFLNPLIYTLRNQEVKLALKRMIGDPGTKSEV